The nucleotide sequence gagttttgttattttggtttggttcaaaaAATAATGTTATGAACCAGATAAAATCTCAGGTTCAATTCGAACGTGTGCGTCTGGAAAGGGAAATGAAATTTTTGATCTTGATTCTCATCTAGGTagctatatttttattacattttctgattttttttgtgttgttgaatatctttacattttaaatatgttCAGAGAATTGTTATATCTCAAAGTTATATACCAAATCAGAATTTACCAATAtcatttgaaatattatatatttgtagtCTAAATAAGGATTATGTATGTAACATGCGGTCGAGCATTTTGAATATCAGGATCCGAAGAATCAGTATGtaaaatcaaatatcaaataagacATATTATCTAATTATGATTTTTGACAGTATGTAAATAATTGTTTggtaatattttaaatagagAAGTAGTTATTAAGAGATAATTCAGTTACAACGATTATTAATAGTTTCTAAAAGGTATCCTTACGATATTATTTGCAAGGATATATTcagaataatatataaattttttattttattttattaaaaagggatattttatatagttaatattttcacaaaatctatGTTTAACAACGAAAAAAACACTACaatttttgtattaatgtaaGTTAGCTTATTTTGCGGAATGTCAGTAAATATTTGTTTACCTACTCTTgttaagattttgaaaaaaaaattacggaTGAATATAAAACCGGTTTGTGTACACTcagaatcaatactattaaaagagaaggagttttaataaatctacttaaaaaacTTGTTTGGactattttattaactaataatattttgatcgTTTTTTGATTTGGACAAACAATAtattactttaaatttctctaaaaattatttagtcaaagattttatttattggacccatatttttttagaaatataaagattataccatatatatacGACCACATAAATTTGATTCACGAAAATATAATATCACATACACTTTATTATATTCTTCTCTAAATATGTCTCATTAACTTCATAATTAagataagtttaaaaattatattatgttaattttattttattgataaatagtatttaagataagtttaaaattatcaaaaacgcaacaaatcttttttttagtgCTCAACAACAAAcctacaaatctatactattagaTTAGCCAAAAATCTCTCAAATAAATCTTAAGTTTCACCAACTGAACAAATGTAACTTTTATAAAatgcataaaaatataatgaaaggTTAGATTTGGGCATTTGGGTCTTCGGGTCAAATATaaattggtttctttgaggtaCAAGTTGTTTAGGATTTGGGCATTTATATCCAActaggtattttatttttttgttcatatcaGTTCTTTTTAGTTCCAGGTCAGTTTGAGTCAATAATTCAAGTATCTATAAAATTTACTATGTAATTTGGCTACATAATGAGTCTAGCTCGGTTCGAGTATTTAGGACAAAAAGAtgtaaagaatctgaaaaatcaacatacaaaaatacccaaaatcaaataaataccAGAAATAACTAAATATCTAAAAGACCAAAATCTTACCCGAGAACCAAAAATatccaatattttaaatatatttttaaaatttgaaattttatccaaaACCTGAAACTATAGCAGAAAACGCGAATCcaaaatttacaataatatttttatactgagaacatatattaattactcaaatatacataatatgaaCAAAACATTCTGGGTACTTTGGATATTCGGAGTCCAACAGAGACCCGCATgtccaaaaaaatctaataggTACTTTTTCTCAATCCCGAACCTCAACCTGTATTTCGTATTGGTTTGGTTCGTTTATCAAATTTGGGTAAAATTTTCATACTTAAGAAAGAGTTACATAAGAGTGTATATAAAAAATCTCAGATAAACTTATTCATaagttatataaatttaaacaaaattttgtatttgatataatacaattttataacataataatacaCAATATACTCAAAATACTATTTCATATCTAACTTCGTATATAACCCATAAAATCCGCGTTTTCGAATCGCGAATCAAAATCTAGTGATAGGTTATGATGGTAGCAGAATGGTTTACGGTTGATTGTATAAACCGTTTATGCGTAGACCAAATGCTTTCTTGAAAATGTTTGGTTTCTAATGGTTATGATATATTTAGCTTTGATTAAGGTATACTTTACGAATGGTTAATATTAGTTTGAGTTATTGATAGTATAACTTTGTTTACAGATGATTCGATGGCACGGTTTGTGTATGTTGATTCAATGTGAGAAGATTAGCTGGAGAATTATGAATGGTTTATAATAgagttgtatatatattttgttaaagaaATCGAAATATAATAGATGTTAGAAATAGTTGGTTCATGCATGTTTTGTTAgaatctatctatactattatttgcgaagtaaattttagCAATAGAgctctcacattaaaagttagaacggttaatatctatattacccttaatgaatatatatatataattaactatataatcaaaaacgaatttctattaataatattattattaatttttttaaagataattcttatatattttgtagttatcttaaaacataattttaattagaaaatttaaaatccttaatgagttttatatataattaattacataattaaaaactaaattttatttataatattagattttttaaaataagataattcttatatattcttatatattcataatttgtaatcaaaaacaaatttctattaataatattattattaatttaaaaaaaaattattatatattttgttgttatcttaaaacatatttttaattataaaatttaaaacgcttaatgaattttatatataattaactatataatcaaaaatgaatttctattaataatattattattaatttttaaaaagataattcttatatattttgttgttatcttaaaacatatttttaattataaaatttaaaactcttaatgaattttatatataattaattacatcaacattttatttataattttatttttatttttaaataagataattcttatatattgtgttgttatcttaatttttttttcaattataaaagttaggaaaataacatataaacaattcataattaaatattaatcaactaaatttgtataaaaatattttttacaatatttctaatatgtgaatgttttcttttaaaatttctacacaataataaacatatatattttaattaaatttttcgtcatatatatatatatatatatatatatgtaatttgatgtttgatttaattttttgaaaacataaataataagttattatgttgggttttgaattaataaaaaataaactaataaatatttgtaaactgATTAATCCCGTGTGTGCGGGCTTAATAGCATCGATATAAATGGTTGATAGCTAATATAAATCTAATttgttatattaataattaaatggtCCTATATATCGGTcatcataaattattatatatcttCACTAAATAAATAATGTTCATGGTTATTTTGAAAGTGAAACTTAACCGGGTGATCAGAATAACATGTATCAACATATCGATTAAATTTAAGTATACTGGTCATCATGAATTATTGTATAAGATGCGCGTGtatattataaaatgatgaaatGTACAATAAAtccaaaaagaaagatataccaatgcaattttaaataaaatcctaaattaatagattagatactAATTATTGTTTGAAAAAGGTAAAaccgtttttttttaactatgaAGAGTAAAAAAGTCGAACTGGTTTCAGTTTATCATTTTTTCACTCATTTTCTTGATTTTAATTTCCTCCCATTTACTCCCAATATTTACCAATAACACTCACTAATAGTCTAATACTAATACATGATATGTGACCCAAAACCAAAAGGTCAATATTGTGTgacccaaaaccaaaaccaaaaccaaaaccaaaaccaaaaccaaaaccaaaaccaaaaggtCAATAATTGTGACCCAAAACCCAGAATCTGTTACACGAACCAAAAGAAATTGCTCGGATTTATCTAAGGGTACTATAAGTAATTATCGTAATTGTAGGAACTATTTGATAGAATATATATTTCTGGGGACTAGGATTGAAAATTGAACTCTTTTTCCATCGTCCCTCACACATATAGAGCTTTCTGTCTTTTCACCAGATTCTCCTCCTTAGCTCATCTCTCGGCGCGATCAGATCTCGAAAAACACTAAATCATATCGAATCCACAACATGACTCTTGGCGCTGGAGGATCGAGTGTTGTTGGTAAGATATTTCGATATCTTTTGAATTTTCCTTTCTAGGGTTTTTGGAATCCGAATTGGGTTTTAATTCTCTGATTTTTAGGGTTATTGAATTCGGATTAGGGTAATTACTTAGAACATAGCAAGTCTTGTTCTTGAGAATCGTGGGTGGGTAGTGATTAAGGTTCTTGATTTCACTAAAGAGAGATTATTAATGATTAAATGTAGTTCCAAGGAACTTTCGGTTGCTGGAGGAGCTTGAACGTGGGGAGAAAGGTATTGGAGATGGAACTGTGAGCTATGGAATGGATGATGGAGATGACATTTACATGCGCTCTTGGACTGGCACCATCATCGCTCCTCACAACGTACTtatatctctttctttttcattatCTGTGTGTGTGATTGTTTTAAGAAGCATGGATCAATTCTCTTAGCAATCATCATGACTAGTGAAGGTTTCTTTTGCTTGTACTAACAGAAATGAATTGTCTTCTATGGGCAGACTGTTCATGAAGGTCGGATCTATCAGTTGAAGCTCTTTTGTGACAAAGATTACCCTGAGAAACCTCCCACCGTCCGCTTCCATTCACGTATCAACATGACTTGTGTCAACCATGAAACAGGAGTGGTACGTACGCATAAGAATCACCACCCTCTCATTCTCTGACTCCTTTCTTTACATGCTCTGTCTCTGTATGTATAGGTGGAACCTAAGAAGTTTGGGCTTCTTGCGAACTGGCAAAGGGAGTACACAATGGAGACTATACTAACACAGCTGAAGAAGGAGATGTCTACGTCGCATAACCGTAAGCTTGTTCAACCTCCAGAAGGCACTTGCTTCTAGTAGCTCTTGGTTTGTTCAAAATCTTTGCCCCTTCTCATACTGAAGTATGTATCTGGGGGTACTCCATTGTCGTTCTCAagcttttttcttctaaatttgtgataaaaaaatggTCTATGTGGATGGTGGTGATGATGTTCGATTGATCATCTGAAGTTTATCCTTGTGTGCAAATTATCCAAAAAGAACAGCGTCTTCCCCAATCCATGTGTTCAGTCTCTTGAATTTTACTTGGTTTATGCTAACAGTTTGTATCAGTCCTTTTATGAAATCGCCCTGGTTGTATTGGTTGGTAGTTATGTAATGTTCCTAATGTTATTACCAGCAAGAAATTATCATAAAGACTTGAGATGGAGTGACTCTTATGTCATAACATTTGCTAATGTATTGCTGAtcgttggtgatgatgatgtgCATCGATAGAGAGATAGTAATTGATTGCAAACTACGATCCATCCATGAGTTGCTTTTAAGAGTAGGGTAGCTACAGAGGACTGAGAGAGAGGTCCAAAATCTCTTGTAAATGATTCATCAAACTCCGTCAAACTCAATAATATCCAACATGGGAAAACACAATCTTCAAAATGTACTCTATGGTTTTAATTAGGCGTAGGACACTGTTTAAGATTGACCTTAAGGTTAATAATATTCTCTTTTTTGTGAGTTTCTCATGGTTAGGCTAGACAAGATGTAAAAAGACAGAGTAATAGTTAATAGCATGCTTATATAGAATTACAATTAGATTGACATTTCTTACACGATCATATATGTCTAAAAAGCTCAATAATCAAATGTTCCCTCTCTTTTTCACGttgatcatttttttgtttttatcgaaacatgttttaaacatctACACTTTTTTGGATTGCCTGATCCCTAAACCAtctaaactaaatataaagcaTATTACGGATCCTTAACTAAGGGTTTTGGTGACCGATTTTAAAGTGGGTTTTGGAAACACATATCAGCAAAGCAttgattctattttttttttctcttttcttttttctcttttcttttttcttttttctcttttctctcgtCTTCTCCCTCTCTTCTTCTGGTCTTCTCGTCTTCTCTGTCTCGTCTTCAAAGCTCAatcctttttttaattttgttaaatttgttACCAGGAAATCAAAAGCTAGGTTAGATCTATTCTTCTTTGCTTTACTTCATAGATGATGACTCTAGTTTCTCACTTTTATTGAATTTaattataatctttctttgCTTTTTGACAGAGTTGCCAGAAACTGTACAACCCAGGTTCGTGTCTTCTTCATTTCGTATCTACCTTATTCTGTTTTGTCCAATTGTGGATATGTATGTATTGATGTGTGTTCTGTCTGTATATTGTTTAGATTGGAAGCAGACTCAGCTCCACTAGAAAGACATAAGGTTCGGTGTTGAGGGTCGTGCTTTGATGCTTTGAGGTGTCGAGGAGCTTGCTGATGCTGTTAAAGTCACTATGGGACCAAAGGTATATATAACTTTTGCTTCAGTTAGTTTCTGTTCGGTAGATTgatattgtttagtagttacaGTTATCATGTGTTAACTACACTTACATAGTTTATACTCAATAGGTTATGTTGATATTATGTGTTCTGTTTCATGTTCTGTTACATGTTCTGttttagaccatgattatcgcTAAAGCTTGATATTATGTGTTCTGTTTCATGTTCTGTAACATGTTCTgtttagaccatgattatcgcATCTGATTGTATCTCTTTCCGTGTGCAGAGAGACAGAGGCTTCATGTCACAAGTGTGCAAGAGAAGTCACGAGATTTTATTCAACTCAGAGGATGTTTATTCAACTCACAGGATGGTTATTCATGTCACAAGTGACAATAACGTTGTCCTTATGTTGTTATGTTTGTCTGTATAAGTCACGAGTTCTATGTATAAGTCACAAGATTTTTTATTCAAGTCACAAGTCTGTATAAGTCACGAGTTGTATATTTGTCCGTATGTGTGCATGAGTTGTAGTTTACTTCTCTCCTTCTCTATAAGTAACAAGTATTGTATATGCAAGTCACAAGTTCCCTTCTCACCAAAgtcttcttctctccttttcttcACAAAGTCTCCTTCTCACCAAACAAGTTCCATtctcttcttcaattcttctcACCAAACACTCTCCTTGATCACATATATTGTCTTTCTTAgaactctgaaacatcaaattgaATGTATTCATCTCGtccgtcttctactatcatattatggagaaGAAGATGCTATATATGTGATCAAAATGTAGaacataatatgatagtagaaaacGAACAAGATGGATACACTCGTGATGATTGTTTCCtcgtttttagattttagtttctagtttttggtttttagtttttagattttagattttggattttggtttttagtttttgatttttctgtagattttagtttttgaaaaaacttgaatggtgattttggattttagttttaagaaataaatcaataaataaaaatcagtagtaataataaaatacaaataaaaaaatttaagatcaTACATTAGATGAATATAAATACCCGAAATTCTCTCTgatatattaaatgatatttattaaaaGCTTATTAGTGGAATATCAATATTCTGATAATTAAATGTGGAACCTAATGCTCAAAATGAATCGTCCACCATTTTTTATTctgataattatttaaaaaaaaacatttaatactTTATTGCATACTTTAACTATAAGTGCAGATTTACACAATGAAATATTAGAAAATGTGTTTAAATGTTTTTCGAGTGTTAGGATGAAAAATGATTGGTCTAACTGTATGTATAAtcagttattttttattaattgtttatttgACAGTGTCTTGCTTAACTATAAGTGCTAATTGAGTATTTGTGGCAAACGAGTGCGTGAGTTATTAAAAtacttacattttaaaatttacagcCAAAATCTAAGAAAACATAGATTTTAGATTCTGTGTAGAACTAGGTAGTTATCTGAAAAactagtttttagattttacattttaaaattttagtttttagggaatcatttttaaaaaaattcttgattGGCAAATATAATggttttcaaaaacaaaaaccaaaaaccattttaaaatctacaaacaatcaacctctcgttaacattttaccaaaaaaaaaaaaaaaaaaaaaaacaatcaacctCTCAATTTGATATTTCAGAGTTTTAAGAAagagaagacaacaaaagttcacaGGTGgatgtttctttcaaattattctcgtttattttaataatccttatttttatgtttttattttaaattctatgtttaaaatgttattttttaatattttttaattaataaataaattttatctttcaaaaataatttacatttttttaagaatccttAATTAAGAAACTCTCCTTGAAACACAAAATCTAATAGTTTCTTAACTAGAATTcttaaatacaattaattaattaatcactAAAAACCCAATTTGGGTTAtagggttaatcatgctctaaataTCCAACATGGGAAAACACAATCTTCAAAATGTACTCTATGATTTTAATTAGGCGTAGGACACTGTTTAAGATTGACCTTAAGGTTAATGATATTCTCTTTTTTGTGAGTTTCTCATGGTTAGGCTAGACAAGATGTAAAAAGACAGAGTAATAGTTAATAGTATGCTTATATAGAATTACAATTAGATTGACATTTCTTACACGATCATATATGTCTAAAAAGCTCAATAATCAAATGTTCCCTCTCTTTTTCACgttgattattttttgtttttatcgaaacaTGTTTTAAACACCTACACTTTTTTGGATTGCCTGATCACTCTACCATCTAAAATTTTTTACATAACAGTGTTTAAAGATCTAAAAATTACATAACAATGATTTATCcaactaaaaacaaaatttgacgGCAGCgccttgttttcttttttttttatttatttaactggTCTCTGGCACAATTGTCTTACAAGAACCGGCGAAAGTAACTGAGTAAACATCGCTCACGGAGACTCGCGCCAAAGCTAAGCCCGCAAGTTCCAGGGCTCAAACTGAAGCGTATTACATGAACATCAAAAACATTCACGAgttgtttgaaataaaagaacataaattttgaaatgaaaaaaaaaaaaggaaaaacagagATGATGACGTGGGAATAGTTTGTCAAGTCTCTCTGTTTACCACTAAGCTCTGAATATTCTCCGGGGTGATGGGAAGAGGCGGAGGATGGAATCGAATAAGGCGGATAGGATGCGGAGGAAAGAGGAAGAAACACGGCGGAAGAACGAAGAGTTAGACGAAGGAGTTGGAGTAGCAGGCTGAAGGTAGGCACAAGCGGCTTGCTTTACAAGGCGGTTGCGGATCGAGATGATGGGAGCCGCTACAGAGACGGCAGGGGAATCAGTGGTGGCTGTGGATGAAGGGAGGATGTCTCTTAGGGAGGTGTAACGTAGAAGAGGATCATCAGAAGATTTGTTGACTGAGAGGAGCTCCAAGTCTAGAGTTTGTGAAACGGCGCCGTTTCTGCGTTGGAGAAGAGAGAGTTTCGTTAAATCATCAGCCTCCATTTGAGAAGAGAGAGTGAGAAGGTTTAAGCTTTGGATGTTGATGGGAGCTAAcatgcaatatatattaatatcgtAACCATCGCGTTACTTTTCTTTATATTAAAAGTCAAATAATGACTATATAGTAAAGCGTGTTGATATGATATTAATATCGGGGCCTTGTTTTCTGTTGTTAGAAgtagaaatatataaagatgGCTGGCGCTTACGCTCCAATCTCGActgctttattttattttcaaagcaAAACAAcaaccattttatttttatttagatttgaATATAAGTTTTTTGCCTTTTGGTATAAAAGTGTATTATTGTAACGtttgtttatgtttaaaaatacatGTCACTAACAATGGAATGTCTAGCTAATTCATTCCACTACAAGAATTATGACTAAACGACGACGATTGACAGAACACTGTTTCACGGAGATGAGTTGAATAAAAGTCAAAGGAAACATCACAAGAAAAGGGAAATGTAGGTAGGAGCGGCTTTAGCCCACTTCACATGAATTATGTTTCATTGCTATCCATATCCTTCGCTTTTCCTTTCATTAGTCAATCTTGTCACCCTACCATTATAATGCTTAATGTTCGTTCGACATTCGAGACTATATAGTTAAACATCGACTCGATTAATATAACGGAGATACTGGCACATCACATGTTGTTTCGACCCTTTTTGCCGTGCAGTTAACAATTTTGGAAACAATTTAAAAATTCGGGCGtaatcaatctttccaacatttttttaactttttttatattatctagAACGTATTGTTGTAGAATTAAACGACTTTAACTTGGTCTACAGCGAAAACAGATTATAAAACTTTACAATGTCACTCTGATATGTGAAATGACAGATGACAATTGCATATTGTAAGTTGTAGTAACACAATTTCAAGTTAGCATTTTAGATGTGTTTTACAGCTTCTCTGTTGATGAGACAAAAAGTCCTAATTGTAACATACGGACAACTATGTTTCAAAGAATTTTTGTGttccaatatataagatgtttttaacttttaagtaatcatatttaataatatattttgtaattgattgaatataattattttataggtTTAGTGATACTTTAtagacaaaaataatttttgtgtaTTTGTAAACATGTTATATTTATAGTTATACGATGTTGACTACTTGGGTTGGGCCGAGATGATGTACCATACTTATGGAATAGTAAGCAAACTCTCACTTAAGGCCCATTGTTGTATATAGTAACTTTGTAGTTCAACTGAGTGGACAACATATACTAGTAATGGCGTAGTTAAGATGGCCCCGTACTTCTGTTATACAGACATTAAAGTTTCGATCTGGTCCATATTGGCAccattcattttcttgttacGGGTGTGATCAGCAGATCAAAGCAAAATTTTCCACCATCTAATAATGAAATCCACTTCAAATGACACgttgttatattaatttaatcatCTATAATATACGTCATAGCACTTGAATCGTTTCTTAAAAACGAAGGTACAATTTATATTCTGGCTCAAACGTAGAGGTGACGTCGCCTTGTGATTCAGCGTCGACCACCGTTGGTCCCACGACTCCCACCATGTACCTTGGTTAATTCACGTGCTTCCTAATTTCCATAGACAAACAACATCGTTTCTCAggaatttttgttgttattatattttgtttttgtccaCTGCGTTTGAATTTTCCCGTGACAATTCACTACCTGTCTTCCTGTTTCgactattttacatttttcaatATGATGAATCATATTTAGTGAAATAACACTTGGAATCCGCTATTAAAAATGAATAGCAACGTTACGTGCGGTAATCTTCTGGTTTGATCATACACATTTAACATGTTAGTATAGTTTTATTTCACCGTTTCCAAAGCAAGTTAGGAATATTTATAGGATTATATCGTGAT is from Brassica napus cultivar Da-Ae chromosome A4, Da-Ae, whole genome shotgun sequence and encodes:
- the LOC106435179 gene encoding ubiquitin-conjugating enzyme E2 variant 1D-like, translating into MTLGAGGSSVVVPRNFRLLEELERGEKGIGDGTVSYGMDDGDDIYMRSWTGTIIAPHNTVHEGRIYQLKLFCDKDYPEKPPTVRFHSRINMTCVNHETGVVEPKKFGLLANWQREYTMETILTQLKKEMSTSHNRKLVQPPEGTCF
- the LOC106445163 gene encoding uncharacterized protein LOC106445163, with translation MLAPINIQSLNLLTLSSQMEADDLTKLSLLQRRNGAVSQTLDLELLSVNKSSDDPLLRYTSLRDILPSSTATTDSPAVSVAAPIISIRNRLVKQAACAYLQPATPTPSSNSSFFRRVSSSFLRILSALFDSILRLFPSPRRIFRA